In a single window of the Notamacropus eugenii isolate mMacEug1 chromosome 4, mMacEug1.pri_v2, whole genome shotgun sequence genome:
- the LOC140498258 gene encoding calmodulin-like, producing the protein MADQLTEEQISEFKEDFSLFDKDGDVTVTTKELGTVMRSLEQNPTEAELQDMINEVDADGNSSIDFPEFLTMMTRKMKDVDGEEDIREAFCVLDKDGNGYITEAELRYVMTNVEEKLTDEEVDEMIRKVDIDGDDQVYYEEFVQMMTEK; encoded by the coding sequence ATGGCTGATCAGCTGACAGAAGAGCAGATTTCAGAATTCAAAGAAGATTTTTCACTATTTGACAAGGATGGAGATGTTACTGTAACAACAAAGGAATTGGGAACTGTAATGAGGTCACTTGAACAGAATCCCACAGAAGCCGAATTACAGGATATGATTAATGAAGTGGACGCTGATGGTAATAGTTCAATTGACTTCCCAGAATTTCTGACTATGatgacaagaaaaatgaaagatgtaGATGGTGAAGAAGACATTAGGGAAGCATTCTGTGTGCTTGACAAGGACGGCAATGGTTATATTACTGAAGCTGAACTTCGCTATGTGATGACAAACGTTGAAGAGAAGTTAACAGATGAAGAGGTTGATGAAATGATCAGGAAAGTAGATATTGATGGTGATGATCAAGTATACTATGAAGAGTTTGTACAAATGATGacagaaaaatga